TTGTTAATGAACAAGTCCCAGATGTGATAGCGGATGCTGTAGTTTACTCACTGGATATGGGCGCATTATTAGCGGGTACTAAATACCGTGGCGACTTTGAAAAACGATTTAAAGCGTTGTTAAAAGAGTTACAAGCAAAACCGCATTCTATTCTATTCATCGACGAAATCCATACGATTATCGGTGCTGGAGCTGCTTCAGGTGGTGTGATGGATGCATCGAACCTGATTAAACCGCTTTTATCTAGTGGTCAGCTAAGGTGTATGGGTTCAACAACTTATAATGAGTTTAAAAATATCTTTGAAAAGGATAGAGCGCTTGTACGTCGTTTCCAAAAGATCGATGTTTTGGAACCAAGTGTTGAAGACACCACTAAAATTTTGATTGGTCTGAAAGACCGTTATGAAGAGCACCACGGTATTCGTTATACCCAAAAAGCACTTCGTGCGGCAGCTGAATTAAGTGCCAAATACATTAATGAACGTCATTTACCTGATAAAGCTATCGACGTAATAGATGAAGCAGGGGCGAATCAACGTCTTCTGCCAGTATCTAAGCGTAAGAAAACAATCAATGTTTCTGATATTGAACAAATAGTGTCTAAAATAGCACGTATACCACAACAGAGTGTCTCTTCTAGCGATAAAGAAACACTTAAAAATTTAGATAGAAATCTCAAGATGTTGGTGTTTGGACAAGATCAGTCTATCGATGCGTTATCTTCAGCAATTAGATTATCACGATCGGGTCTTTCTAATGAGGATAAACCTATTGGATCCTTCTTATTTGCAGGGCCAACAGGGGTTGGTAAAACAGAAGTAACTAAGCAATTGGCAAAATGTATGGGTGTAGAATTCATTCGTTTTGATATGTCAGAATATTCAGAACGCCATGCTGTTAGTCGCCTTATAGGTGCACCTCCGGGGTATGTAGGCTATGAACAGGGTGGATTACTTACTGATTCTGTTATTAAACATCCACATGCTGTTGTACTGCTTGATGAGATAGAAAAAGCGCACCCTGATATTTACAACATTCTACTTCAAGTTATGGATCATGGTACTTTAACAGATAACAACGGCCGAAAAGCTGATTTCAGAAACGTTGTGCTTGTTATGACGACCAATGCGGGTGTACAAGAAACTATTCGTCAGTCAATTGGTTTTGCACAGCAAGATCATTCGCATGATGCAATGGTCGAAATCAATAAAGTGTTTACACCTGAATTTAGAAACCGTTTAGATAATATCATTTGGTTTAACCACTTAGATAAAGAAGTTATCTTACAAGTTGTTGATAAGTTCTTGGTTGAACTCCAAGCTCAGCTAGATCGTAAGTCAGTAAATCTTGAGCTTACTTCAGCGGCCAGAGAGTGGTTAGCTGATTTAGGTTATGACAAAGCGATGGGTGCAAGGCCAATGTCCCGTGTTATTCAAGAGCAATTGAAGAAGCCGCTTGCAAATGAAATCTTATTCGGCAGATTATCAGAAGGTGGAACTGTCAAAGTTGGTCTTAAGGGTAATAAGCTTAATTTTCAATATGACATTGAAATGGCAGAGGCATAGTTCAAATTTGAGTGAGGTGTGAACCACCTTTCTACACTCATTAAAAAAGCCTAGTTTACTAGGCTTTTTTATTTAGCACACCAAGCAAAAATTTTGCTGATGCGTCAAAAGTAAAACGATTGAATTTAATCAGTACGCTTTACAATCACGGCGTAATTAACGCGCGCGGAAAACGATACGACCTTTAGTTAAATCGTATGGCGTCATTTCAACAGTTACTTTATCGCCTGTTAAAATACGAATGTAGTTTTTGCGCATTTTACCAGAAATATGAGCAACCACTACGTGGCCGTTTTCAAGTTCAACGCGGAACATTGTGTTTGGTAAAGTATCAAGGACTGTGCCTTGCATTTCAATTACGTCTTCTTTCGCCATGTGTAGCGTAACACCTCTTTGATTAGATTAACGCAGCAGATTTTGCCGAAAACCACACAATAAGTAAAGGTAAGGGGGGAAATTAGTTAATTTAATTATAGCTTGACTTGCCAAACATCCGATATAAAACGTTCTGCGGGTTTAAATTGAGATTTGTAGGACATCTTTCTACATTCGTCAATTTGATATCCGAGGTAAACATAATCAAGACCAGAATCTTTTGCGAATTCTATCTGAAGTAATATCATCACAACTCCGAGGCTAAACTTGTCATAGTCAGGGTGATAAAAGGTATAAATCGCAGACAGTGAATTTGGCATAGTGTCTGTGACAGCGACGGCAATAAGCTCGTCTTTATCCCATAGCTCGATGAATGTTACTGGCAACCAATTACAAAACAAAAAGCTTTCGTATTGTAATCGGTTTGGTGGGAACATGGTGCCATCATGATGCTTTTGATTAATATAGTTTTCATATAATGAATAATAATTAGGTTGTTCTGTCTCACTGAACTTTATATGGAATTGGCCTTTTGCAGTTTTAAGCTTACGTTTTTGCGATTTTGATAGTACAAAATCTTCAACAGGAAGGCGCATAGATTCACACGCATTGCAACTCGGACAATGAGGACGATATATTTGGTCACCACTTCGTCTGAAACCTAGTTCTAATAAATCTTGGAAACGTGCGGGGTTGTAGCACTGACTGTCGAGTATGACGAGCAGTTGTTCTTGCCTGTCAGGAAGATAACTGCAGTCAAATTGTTGGCTTAGGCCAATCTTTGAAGGGAAATGTTCAGTCATATATGTCTTCCAATACCTGTGGTTTCCACATCGAAATTGGTATTTCAAAACGTTGGGCTATTCTAAGTTTAGCTAAAAATTCAGACCTTGAAATTAATTTTGCGCCTAAACTAGTTAAGTAAGGATTTTCTAACTGACAATCAACAAAATGTGCATCGTGTTTTTTTAACCAATTAACTAACGCCCACATCGCCAATTTAGAACCATTCGGACGATTAAAAAACATAGATTCGCCACAGAAAACGCCTGAGTTCATAACACCATATAGTCCACCCATAAGTGTGTTATTTTGATCCCATACTTCTAAGCTATGTGCAAAACCTAATTTGTGTAAAACAGTGTAAGCACTTAGCATTTGACTGTTTATCCAAGTACCTTCAGCATCTAGTCTTTGCATTCTGCATGCATTGATGACTGTTTCGAAGTCTTTATTT
The Pseudoalteromonas phenolica genome window above contains:
- the clpA gene encoding ATP-dependent Clp protease ATP-binding subunit ClpA, giving the protein MLNKDLEITLNAAFREARTRRHEFMTVEHLLLALIDNPSAGEALGACGVDTETLKRELSEFIDETTPLLPESENDRETQPTLGFQRVLQRAVFHVQSSGRTEVTGVNVLVAIFSEQESQAVYLLKKSDISRLDIVNFISHGVAKSDDDHHEDEHEDINNDESNDMQGEEKTKLENFTTNLNAMAQAGQLDPLVGRDQEVERTVQVLCRRKKNNPLLVGEAGVGKTAIAEGLAYRIVNEQVPDVIADAVVYSLDMGALLAGTKYRGDFEKRFKALLKELQAKPHSILFIDEIHTIIGAGAASGGVMDASNLIKPLLSSGQLRCMGSTTYNEFKNIFEKDRALVRRFQKIDVLEPSVEDTTKILIGLKDRYEEHHGIRYTQKALRAAAELSAKYINERHLPDKAIDVIDEAGANQRLLPVSKRKKTINVSDIEQIVSKIARIPQQSVSSSDKETLKNLDRNLKMLVFGQDQSIDALSSAIRLSRSGLSNEDKPIGSFLFAGPTGVGKTEVTKQLAKCMGVEFIRFDMSEYSERHAVSRLIGAPPGYVGYEQGGLLTDSVIKHPHAVVLLDEIEKAHPDIYNILLQVMDHGTLTDNNGRKADFRNVVLVMTTNAGVQETIRQSIGFAQQDHSHDAMVEINKVFTPEFRNRLDNIIWFNHLDKEVILQVVDKFLVELQAQLDRKSVNLELTSAAREWLADLGYDKAMGARPMSRVIQEQLKKPLANEILFGRLSEGGTVKVGLKGNKLNFQYDIEMAEA
- the infA gene encoding translation initiation factor IF-1 produces the protein MAKEDVIEMQGTVLDTLPNTMFRVELENGHVVVAHISGKMRKNYIRILTGDKVTVEMTPYDLTKGRIVFRAR
- a CDS encoding arginyltransferase, producing the protein MTEHFPSKIGLSQQFDCSYLPDRQEQLLVILDSQCYNPARFQDLLELGFRRSGDQIYRPHCPSCNACESMRLPVEDFVLSKSQKRKLKTAKGQFHIKFSETEQPNYYSLYENYINQKHHDGTMFPPNRLQYESFLFCNWLPVTFIELWDKDELIAVAVTDTMPNSLSAIYTFYHPDYDKFSLGVVMILLQIEFAKDSGLDYVYLGYQIDECRKMSYKSQFKPAERFISDVWQVKL
- the aat gene encoding leucyl/phenylalanyl-tRNA--protein transferase, translating into MTPRLYQLSTDTIEFPSPTLALNEPDGLLAIGGCLSPTRLNLAYKSGIFPWFNEKEPIMWWSPSERGVIDLQDFHISRSLKKAARKEKPIVTVNKDFETVINACRMQRLDAEGTWINSQMLSAYTVLHKLGFAHSLEVWDQNNTLMGGLYGVMNSGVFCGESMFFNRPNGSKLAMWALVNWLKKHDAHFVDCQLENPYLTSLGAKLISRSEFLAKLRIAQRFEIPISMWKPQVLEDIYD